A window from Methylococcus mesophilus encodes these proteins:
- a CDS encoding PEP-CTERM/exosortase system-associated acyltransferase, with translation MRIACNPGFGECLDSGWEDGMDGWRERFFEYFYVELADTPELIREVMSLRYQIYCQECEYENPRNFQDGLEKDEFDQGSAHALLRHRATREVAGTVRLIRPNQDIENGLLPVELNCQIDSAFRQKLSHVPREQIAEISRFAVSKQFRRRLYERHNVHGVSEMAGVSSFREERRSLMPLMTLGLLQAIFIMSYAQNVTYWVAVMEPQLLRLLKGLGVVLTQVGPVANYHGDRIPCAGAVSDVLAGLRQSRPDIWGFVNKGDIKIPEPTRQYGIGINSWLMAGA, from the coding sequence ATGAGGATTGCCTGCAATCCTGGTTTTGGCGAATGTCTTGACAGCGGCTGGGAGGATGGTATGGATGGCTGGAGGGAAAGATTCTTCGAGTATTTTTATGTGGAATTGGCTGACACGCCGGAGCTGATTCGAGAGGTAATGTCTCTTAGATATCAGATATACTGTCAAGAGTGTGAGTACGAAAATCCAAGAAATTTCCAAGATGGCCTGGAAAAAGACGAGTTCGATCAAGGGTCGGCTCATGCGCTGTTGCGTCATCGCGCCACACGGGAAGTGGCCGGGACCGTGCGTCTTATAAGACCTAACCAGGACATCGAGAACGGTCTGCTGCCAGTGGAATTAAATTGTCAAATCGATTCCGCCTTTCGTCAGAAACTGTCGCATGTTCCTCGCGAGCAGATTGCCGAAATATCCCGTTTCGCGGTTTCAAAGCAATTTCGCAGGCGTTTATATGAACGCCATAATGTCCATGGCGTCTCCGAAATGGCTGGTGTATCAAGCTTTCGTGAAGAGAGGCGAAGCTTAATGCCATTAATGACGTTAGGACTGCTTCAGGCTATTTTTATTATGAGTTACGCGCAGAACGTTACTTATTGGGTGGCTGTGATGGAACCGCAATTGTTAAGACTGCTTAAAGGGTTGGGGGTGGTGTTGACGCAGGTGGGGCCAGTCGCCAATTATCACGGAGATAGAATTCCGTGCGCGGGCGCAGTATCAGATGTTCTGGCGGGATTGCGACAGTCTCGGCCAGATATATGGGGGTTCGTGAATAAGGGTGATATAAAAATCCCAGAGCCTACCCGTCAGTACGGAATTGGGATAAATTCTTGGTTGATGGCGGGCGCATAA
- a CDS encoding FAD-binding oxidoreductase — MELEDAFKQWASIVGEGGVLGESEAQGEYGRCTTGENRRILGAVRPSGGGDIPAILAIANLCSIPLYAISTGRNWGYGTALPVEDGCVVLDLSGLNRILDFDPESGVVTLEPGVTQGMLADFLERGNHPYMVPVTGAGPQCSIIGNALERGYGIAPYSDHFSAVTSLEAVLADGRIYRPALSELKGAPLDRVFKWGIGPYLDGLFTQSGLGVVTRMSVALARKPETVKIFVFAIEEESQIREVIPQMREILVRYPGVVGGVKLMNAHQVLAMTGEISSALPGTGGLVRPELVAELRKKFRVPAWTGLGTLYGTAGVVAAAQKELRSGLRPPVRFLQFVSLNWVERLSRFTSWIPFGFGNRFGASVATLKRLMELVAGRPNEMALPLAYWLRDRSTAPALPLDPARDACGLIWYAPLIPMKPEAVADYLSLAEGILRDHEMEPLITLTSMSDRCFDSTIPLIFDASSEPDRNRAERCYWTLLEAGKEAGFLPYRVGIQTMRWLSAEGGTYWQVVRELKRALDPNSILSPGRYV, encoded by the coding sequence ATGGAATTAGAAGACGCGTTTAAGCAGTGGGCCAGTATTGTAGGAGAAGGTGGGGTCTTGGGCGAGAGTGAAGCCCAAGGGGAATATGGGCGCTGTACCACGGGTGAGAACCGGCGCATTCTTGGAGCAGTCCGGCCATCCGGCGGTGGCGATATTCCAGCAATTCTGGCCATTGCGAATCTCTGTTCCATTCCCCTCTATGCTATCAGTACGGGTCGCAATTGGGGTTATGGGACTGCTTTGCCAGTGGAAGACGGATGCGTAGTCCTGGATTTGTCGGGATTGAACCGCATTCTGGATTTCGACCCGGAGTCGGGTGTGGTCACGCTGGAGCCCGGCGTGACCCAGGGTATGCTGGCCGATTTCCTTGAGCGCGGGAACCATCCTTACATGGTTCCGGTAACCGGCGCTGGGCCCCAGTGCAGCATCATCGGTAATGCCCTGGAGCGTGGGTACGGCATTGCGCCCTATTCGGATCACTTCAGTGCCGTTACCAGCCTCGAAGCTGTCTTGGCGGATGGTAGGATCTATCGTCCGGCGCTTTCGGAATTGAAGGGCGCGCCGTTGGATCGGGTATTCAAATGGGGCATTGGTCCGTATCTGGACGGTTTGTTTACTCAGTCGGGTCTAGGCGTGGTTACACGGATGAGCGTGGCTTTGGCGCGCAAACCGGAGACCGTAAAAATCTTCGTGTTCGCGATTGAGGAAGAAAGCCAGATTCGCGAGGTTATTCCGCAGATGAGGGAGATACTGGTCCGTTATCCGGGAGTTGTGGGCGGCGTGAAGCTGATGAATGCGCATCAAGTATTGGCGATGACAGGGGAAATTTCCAGCGCGCTGCCTGGGACGGGGGGCCTGGTACGACCGGAGCTTGTTGCGGAATTGCGCAAGAAGTTCCGGGTGCCCGCCTGGACGGGACTCGGGACGTTGTATGGGACGGCGGGCGTAGTGGCTGCCGCGCAAAAGGAGCTTCGTTCGGGGTTGCGGCCGCCGGTCAGATTCCTGCAGTTCGTCTCCCTGAATTGGGTGGAGCGTCTGAGCAGGTTCACCTCCTGGATTCCGTTCGGTTTCGGCAACAGGTTTGGAGCTTCGGTCGCGACGCTCAAGCGCTTGATGGAACTGGTGGCCGGCCGGCCAAACGAAATGGCCTTACCTCTCGCCTATTGGTTGCGAGACCGATCGACTGCCCCTGCGCTTCCGCTCGATCCCGCCCGCGATGCCTGCGGGTTAATCTGGTATGCCCCATTGATACCGATGAAACCGGAGGCCGTCGCCGACTATTTGTCCCTGGCCGAAGGAATCCTGCGGGATCATGAGATGGAACCGCTTATCACCTTGACCAGTATGTCGGACCGATGTTTCGACAGCACTATACCTCTGATTTTCGATGCGAGTTCCGAGCCGGATCGTAATCGGGCCGAGCGTTGCTACTGGACTTTGCTGGAAGCCGGAAAAGAAGCGGGATTTCTTCCTTATCGGGTAGGCATCCAAACCATGCGTTGGTTATCGGCGGAGGGCGGTACCTACTGGCAAGTCGTGCGTGAGCTCAAACGGGCGCTCGACCCCAATTCGATTCTCTCGCCTGGCAGATACGTTTGA